In Rahnella variigena, one DNA window encodes the following:
- the queD gene encoding 6-carboxytetrahydropterin synthase QueD has product MTTTLFKDFQFEAAHHLPHVPAGHKCGRLHGHSFTVRLEITGEVDPHTGWVMDFADLKAAFNPTLDRLDHYNLNDIPGLENPTSEVLAAWIWNEMKPKLPLLSAVRVKETCTAGCVYKG; this is encoded by the coding sequence ATGACCACCACATTATTTAAAGATTTTCAGTTCGAAGCCGCCCACCATTTACCGCATGTGCCTGCCGGGCATAAATGCGGACGGTTGCATGGCCACTCTTTCACCGTTCGTTTAGAAATCACCGGTGAAGTGGATCCGCATACCGGCTGGGTGATGGATTTCGCCGATCTGAAAGCCGCGTTTAATCCGACTCTGGATCGTCTCGATCACTATAATCTGAACGACATTCCGGGCTTAGAAAACCCGACCAGCGAAGTGCTGGCCGCGTGGATCTGGAACGAGATGAAACCTAAGCTGCCACTGCTCAGCGCCGTGCGCGTCAAAGAAACCTGCACAGCAGGTTGCGTATATAAAGGCTAA